The nucleotide window atcctggggagtgcaaagtcacagtctcacaagtggattacagactccactggttctggaggaggcatggtgcccagagtgcttcgtgcagccctgcccgacacagatgcaggcctgccccttctgccaatgggccagcggtgcttgagacggcggtgcccagcggaacggtgcttgagatgaagggcccagcggagcggtgcttgagatgaagggcccagcggagcggtgcagagatgaagggcccagcggagcggtgcagagacggcggtgcccagcggagcggtgcttgagatgaagggcccagcggagcggtgcttgagatgaagggcccagcggagcggtgcagagatgaagggcccagcggagtggtgcttgagttgaagggcccagcagagcggtgcagagacgtcggtgcccagcggagcggtgcttgagatgaaaggcccagcggagcggtgcacagacggcggtgcccagcggagcggtgcttgagatgaagggcccagcggagcggtgcttgagatgaagggcccagcggagcggtgcttgagatgaagggcccagcggagcggtgcttgagttgaagggtccagcggagcggtgcagagacggcggtgcccagcggagcggtgcttgagatgaagggcccagcggagcggtgcttgagatgaagggcccagcggagcggtgcttgagatgaagggcccagcggagcggtgcttgagatgaagggcccagcggagcggtgcttgagatgaagggcccagcggagcggtgcttgagatgaagggcccagcggagcggtgcagagatgaagggccccgcggaggggtgcttgagttgaagggcccagcggagcggtgtagagacggcggtgcccagcggagcagggcccagcggagcggtgctggagatgaagggcccagcggagcggtgcttgagatgaagggcccagcggagcggtgcttgagatgaagggcccagcggagcggtgcagagatgaagggcccagcggagcggtgcttgagatgaagggcccagcggagcggtgcttgagatgaagggcccagtggagcggtgcagagacggcggtgcccagcggaacggtgcttgagatgaagggcccagtggagcggtgcagagacggcggtgcccagcggaacggtgcttgagatgaagggcccagtggagcggtgcttgagatgaagggcccagcagagtggtgcttgagatgaagggcccagcagagtggtgcttgagatgaagggcccagcggagcggtgcttgagatgaagggcccagcggagcggtgcagagacggcggtgcccagcggagcggtgcttgagatgaagggcccagcggagcggtgcttgagatgaagggcccagcggagcggtgcttgagatgaagggcccagcggagcggtgcttgagatgaagggcccagcggagcggtgcagagatgaagggcccagcggagcggtgcttgagatgaagggcccagcggagcggtgcagagatgaagggcccagcggagcgttgcttgagatgaagggccagcggagcggtgcttgagatgaagggcccagcggaggagatgaagggccctgttcagcggttcttgaggcggcggtgccctgttcagcggtgcctgtcttgaagggccctgttcagcggttcttgagatggcggtgccctgttcagcggttcttgagacggcggtgccctgttcagcggtgcttgtcttgaagggccctgttcagcggttcttgagacggcggtgccctgttcagcggtgcttgtcttgaagggccctgttcagcggtgcttgtcttgaagggccctgttcagcggtgcttgtcttgaagggccctgttcagcggtgcctgtcttgaagggccctgttcagcggttcttgagacggcggtgccctgttcagcggtgcttgtcttgaagggccctgttcagcggttcttgagacggcggtgccctgttcagcggtgcctgtcttgaagggccctgttcagcggttcttgagacggtggtgccctgttcagcggtgcttgtcttgaagggccctgttcagcggttcttgacatgtgtctccagggcaccatatccggccaatatatggagttcactcgccatccgacttctcgcttgcggggccctcctgtgctggagtcccgggcccgtgggtgtcctccttcacacccggaatggggctggtggggccctcctgggcagctcgcctgctgccggacttgtcggccgtgctgcccttgccatccttccgtgattctctgtggcccttgcctccctttgtagatgtgccaggtggcaccccacttcctgacggtgccagggtagtgcctttggaggctgccgtctctgccctctcgcgccgggccttgcctttcttggttttcttcccagggggtgggctggctgtccctttactgctggccgatgtagctgcccttgaaggtggtggactccaatatccttgtactatggtccttgtaggtccaggggttgtggtggctgaggtgctgattggactcttacgagatggagggggtgggtcaggtgatggaaagaggttaatttttgacaggaaaaactttttaggagcagtgggaagggtaggtgcagtgggtatgggagtggaggaagaggatgtggatgtaggagagtcaagtgtggtgtctttgggtgcaggtgcttgtgacggaggctgtcgtgaggtggatggctgttgggtgggtggctgcctgcgtttgtgtggtttggaagagggggtgacaggcacactgggagaggacacaggggacgtgtaaatggcagtgggggtggtgactgcacgtgtgcggagtgttctggtgggtgtgctggtgatggacgtagtggctgatgatgttgtgcatgcaagtatgagtggagacgtcacagggagggaggagggagatgaggaggagggggacacagaggaggcagtggctgttggtatgtctgcatgtggctgttgcttgtgtgaatgcttgtgtgatgtgtggtgcttatgtctggatgagctgcccttgggtgttgaggtgtgtgcaggctggtctgtaggtgtgtctgggataggcagaggaacaggggagtgggactgggtggaggaagttggaggagggaggcaggagacagggacaatggctgccgtcagtgctgaggccagagtgttgaacgatcgctgatgggcagcctgacccgaatgaatgccctccaggtatgcattgctccggtgcacctccctttctaccccctggatggcattctcaaaagggtagactgcccaacaatgagcgtcctgaggaggtcaattacctcctcactgagggcagcaggggtaactggggcagggcctgaggtgcctggggcgaaggagatgcccgccttcgtgtgcgagcgggcacggggcgaacgctgaggggctgcttggagggcagagctggtgcgctgggtggcggctgtacctgttgttgcggtgggcacggatgttgccgccaccacaagggagctcccttccgaggacgtgtctgtgtcgctgatgtctccacgtgtccccgttgtggagctcccctcgccctccgtctcactggtgaactccgagtcggttgcatggccctccagggccatgtgagatgcagctccctcgtgctccgatgccacttctcctccgcctgatgatgctaatgcacacatgaacaggaagagcagcaaaaaaggggggtggggaaataaagacatgttgagtgcatgcattggcaacacagttggcggagagg belongs to Pleurodeles waltl isolate 20211129_DDA chromosome 9, aPleWal1.hap1.20221129, whole genome shotgun sequence and includes:
- the LOC138259420 gene encoding uncharacterized protein; translated protein: MAAATGERAPAFTSEELEKLVDGDLPQYALLYGPPDQQVSAHQKIDIWRAIAKDVRTLGVHNRQGTHCCKRWEDIRRGSRKTAEALLGMASQRRRGATRQLTPLISRILAVAYPDLDGRVRTSQQTQGASSGGGEVASEHEGAASHMALEGHATDSEFTSETEGEGSSTTGTRGDISDTDTSSEGSSLVVAATSVPTATTGTAATQRTSSALQAAPQRSPRARSHTKAGISFAPGTSGPAPVTPAALSEEVIDLLRTLIVGQSTLLRMPSRG